A genome region from Anaerobacillus alkaliphilus includes the following:
- a CDS encoding GNAT family N-acetyltransferase: protein MIENGLTAIPELETPNYLLRGMSIDDAESMFVFMSDQQTMRYITPHPVQSVDELTKNIKVSLTNFQESKEIPWVIVDKISGDVIGMFRFHKFNFWHKKTEMGVVIREDYQKRGVMSEILEVILPYGFDILGLNRIVGDIFAENKGSEKLLQKFGFKKEGQLRQTDFDGTRYHDTVVFSLLKSEYEKSNSVV, encoded by the coding sequence ATGATTGAAAATGGCCTTACAGCTATACCAGAGTTGGAAACCCCAAATTATTTATTAAGAGGAATGAGCATTGATGATGCTGAAAGTATGTTTGTCTTTATGAGTGATCAGCAAACGATGAGGTATATCACTCCTCATCCCGTCCAATCTGTCGATGAGCTCACTAAAAATATAAAGGTGAGTCTAACTAACTTTCAAGAGTCAAAGGAAATTCCTTGGGTGATTGTTGATAAGATTTCAGGGGACGTTATCGGAATGTTCCGCTTCCATAAGTTTAACTTTTGGCATAAGAAGACAGAAATGGGAGTTGTTATTCGGGAAGACTATCAAAAACGAGGGGTTATGAGTGAGATACTAGAGGTGATCCTGCCATATGGGTTTGATATTCTAGGACTTAACCGAATTGTCGGAGACATCTTTGCTGAAAATAAAGGATCAGAAAAATTGTTACAGAAGTTTGGCTTTAAAAAGGAAGGACAATTACGACAAACGGATTTTGATGGTACTAGGTATCATGACACGGTTGTATTCTCTTTGTTGAAGTCTGAGTATGAAAAATCTAACAGTGTTGTTTAA
- a CDS encoding MerR family transcriptional regulator, with protein MYTIKDVSKQLKIPVGSLKSWEQVFERFFQVQRTKSGSRIYGEAELLVLRKIKLMKDKNLSDEMLMFILDSNDGENRDIPEQIQSEYDLKYADIVELQNETVQAVQTISASMDQFKGEFIKEVKEELTQEVKKEIAKGNGITQGMIQTYTHEVVDTYQMTYQQINKLKKEIQRDQEEKLFLQKKVEEREELFQDFVQSYRQSAAAIEARNERRKLSYWLGLLSKAQMKWTKM; from the coding sequence ATGTATACAATTAAAGATGTCTCAAAACAACTTAAAATACCAGTTGGTAGTTTGAAATCTTGGGAGCAAGTATTTGAGCGTTTTTTTCAAGTGCAACGGACGAAATCCGGATCAAGAATATATGGTGAAGCAGAACTTTTAGTTTTAAGAAAGATAAAGCTAATGAAAGATAAAAATTTAAGTGACGAAATGCTTATGTTTATCTTAGATTCCAATGATGGTGAAAATCGAGATATTCCTGAGCAAATCCAATCAGAATACGATTTAAAGTATGCTGATATTGTTGAGTTGCAAAATGAGACTGTACAAGCTGTTCAAACGATCTCTGCTTCAATGGATCAATTTAAGGGAGAGTTTATTAAGGAAGTAAAAGAAGAACTAACGCAGGAAGTGAAAAAAGAAATTGCAAAGGGAAATGGAATTACACAAGGAATGATTCAAACCTATACGCATGAAGTGGTAGATACTTATCAAATGACATACCAACAGATAAATAAATTAAAAAAGGAAATTCAAAGAGACCAAGAAGAAAAACTGTTTCTCCAAAAGAAAGTAGAGGAACGAGAAGAATTGTTTCAGGATTTCGTTCAAAGCTACCGCCAATCTGCAGCTGCAATTGAAGCAAGGAACGAAAGACGAAAGCTTTCCTATTGGTTAGGTTTACTTTCAAAGGCTCAAATGAAATGGACGAAAATGTAA
- a CDS encoding spore germination protein, translating into MKGELISSLDRNLNKILKGLGNSNDILIRKLIIGNTEKLAAIIYMDGVTENEKVEEQIIKPLISTSLHDQSNLMELIKLRVVQTIRAKEIDSIDGVIQELIQGKSILVVDKENVALALDTVKWPERAAPEPKAQRTPRGPDIGFNESLTFNLSLIRKSIRDCKLRIESNENPNINTSFSLVYLENSVDQDMLKLLKSKLQEIDIPVVLDSSFLEENLTNETTSMFPLTLTTDRPDLVSAEILEGKIAIVVDGTPFVTVLPIIFIQLFQSPDDYYSLARNFQSRRLARMFFFFLSILLPALYISFTVYQPGLLPTSILIGFVAQREVVPFPTVVEIIVFFWLIIIIVESSLRLPQGVVLTVTIFASITLGQQAVEAQLVQPTTLVVLAASYIMSSSVPVFSLTVVYRILTFRFIFLASLLGLYGVMIGIVVLILHLSALRSFGVPYLSPVAPFNLKDQKDAIFRTPMEFIITSKKKFTKEEPMKKE; encoded by the coding sequence ATGAAGGGTGAATTAATCTCATCTCTTGATCGAAATCTAAACAAGATTTTAAAAGGTTTAGGAAATAGCAATGATATCTTAATACGAAAACTCATTATTGGTAACACAGAAAAACTGGCAGCTATCATCTATATGGACGGAGTTACCGAAAATGAGAAAGTAGAAGAACAAATTATTAAACCCCTTATTTCAACAAGCCTTCATGACCAAAGTAACTTGATGGAATTAATAAAGTTAAGAGTGGTACAAACAATCCGTGCAAAAGAAATTGACTCGATAGACGGAGTCATACAAGAGCTTATTCAAGGTAAGAGTATTTTAGTTGTCGATAAAGAGAATGTAGCCCTAGCGCTAGATACCGTAAAATGGCCAGAAAGAGCGGCTCCTGAACCTAAGGCACAAAGGACTCCTCGAGGTCCTGATATAGGGTTTAACGAGTCATTGACTTTTAATTTGTCTTTAATACGAAAATCGATTAGGGACTGTAAACTTAGAATAGAGAGTAATGAAAATCCAAATATTAATACTTCATTCTCGTTGGTATATCTAGAAAATAGTGTAGATCAAGATATGCTTAAGCTATTAAAAAGTAAGTTACAAGAAATCGATATCCCTGTCGTATTGGACTCTAGTTTTTTGGAAGAAAATCTAACAAATGAAACAACGTCAATGTTTCCACTGACACTAACTACCGATCGACCTGATTTAGTTAGTGCTGAAATATTAGAAGGGAAAATTGCCATCGTAGTAGACGGTACCCCATTTGTAACGGTGCTTCCAATTATATTTATCCAACTCTTTCAATCGCCTGATGATTATTATTCATTAGCTAGAAATTTTCAAAGTAGAAGATTAGCGAGGATGTTTTTTTTCTTTCTATCAATATTGCTACCTGCTCTCTACATCTCATTTACAGTTTACCAACCTGGCTTACTACCAACTAGTATCTTAATTGGTTTTGTTGCACAGAGAGAGGTGGTGCCGTTTCCCACCGTTGTTGAGATTATTGTATTCTTTTGGCTTATTATCATTATTGTTGAAAGTTCCTTGAGGCTTCCTCAGGGTGTTGTTCTGACAGTTACGATTTTTGCTTCAATTACCTTAGGGCAACAGGCAGTAGAAGCACAACTTGTACAGCCTACTACCTTAGTGGTTTTAGCTGCTTCCTATATTATGTCAAGTAGTGTGCCGGTATTTAGCTTAACTGTCGTGTATAGAATATTGACGTTTCGATTTATCTTCCTTGCTTCCTTATTAGGTCTTTATGGGGTCATGATCGGGATTGTTGTCCTTATCTTGCATTTAAGTGCACTAAGATCTTTTGGTGTACCGTACTTATCCCCGGTTGCTCCGTTTAATTTGAAAGATCAAAAAGATGCAATTTTTAGAACACCAATGGAATTCATTATCACAAGTAAAAAGAAGTTTACGAAAGAAGAGCCTATGAAAAAGGAGTAA